The following coding sequences are from one Wenzhouxiangella sp. AB-CW3 window:
- a CDS encoding ABC transporter permease, translating to MNHSIIEVVRKELKDGLRDRRSMTGVVGYALLVPLLLAMMLNAAEQQQAEGPGEVKIVNKSAAPGLMAHLRAEGYELVDAQGEPGSDVRPERQRPALRVDPEFGARMEQGRPARVFLMVDSPRDESAADRLDETIGAYAAELAQLRLQSRGVSPELIRPVDIQRQDFSTPAQRAAQLLGILVFFLLMAPFAASMSLAIDMLAGERERRSMELLLVQPVAPWHLATGKWLTAALFGLAGTALILVASGLILPRVDVSSLGTILDLPLEQRLLLGVAIAPLAFLAAGLQSLLSLFARSYKEAQFYLSGLMFLPMMVLFGLDFLGIEEGNWQSLTPVVAQHELAMEVLRGTVPTTISFVAAAVPTLVLAILLTGLAAQMLKRERAVSA from the coding sequence ATGAACCATTCAATCATTGAAGTGGTGCGCAAGGAACTCAAGGACGGCCTGCGTGATCGTCGCTCCATGACCGGCGTTGTCGGCTATGCACTTCTTGTGCCCCTGCTCCTGGCCATGATGCTCAATGCCGCCGAACAACAGCAGGCGGAAGGCCCCGGCGAGGTCAAGATCGTGAACAAGTCGGCAGCACCGGGACTGATGGCCCACCTGCGAGCCGAAGGCTACGAACTGGTCGATGCACAGGGCGAGCCGGGCTCGGACGTGCGCCCGGAAAGGCAACGCCCGGCCTTGCGGGTCGATCCCGAGTTCGGCGCCCGGATGGAACAGGGCCGGCCGGCACGGGTGTTCCTGATGGTAGACAGCCCCCGCGATGAGTCGGCAGCCGACCGCCTGGACGAGACCATCGGTGCCTATGCTGCCGAGCTGGCTCAACTGCGCCTGCAGTCACGTGGTGTATCGCCGGAGTTGATACGTCCTGTGGATATCCAGCGCCAGGACTTCTCGACACCGGCACAGCGTGCCGCGCAGCTGCTGGGCATACTCGTATTCTTCTTGCTGATGGCGCCATTCGCTGCCAGCATGAGCCTGGCCATCGACATGCTGGCCGGAGAACGCGAACGGCGTTCGATGGAATTACTGCTGGTACAGCCTGTTGCTCCCTGGCACCTGGCCACCGGCAAATGGCTGACGGCCGCACTCTTCGGCCTGGCAGGTACAGCCCTCATACTGGTGGCTTCGGGCCTGATCCTGCCCCGTGTTGATGTCAGCAGCCTGGGCACGATTCTTGACCTGCCCCTGGAACAGCGCTTGCTGCTCGGCGTGGCCATCGCCCCACTGGCCTTTCTTGCCGCAGGGCTACAATCCCTGCTCTCCCTGTTCGCGCGCAGCTACAAGGAAGCGCAGTTCTACCTGTCCGGCCTGATGTTCCTACCGATGATGGTCTTGTTCGGACTGGACTTCCTCGGCATCGAGGAGGGCAACTGGCAATCCCTGACGCCCGTCGTCGCGCAGCATGAACTGGCCATGGAAGTGTTGCGCGGTACTGTACCGACGACCATCAGTTTTGTTGCAGCCGCCGTGCCGACTCTTGTGCTGGCAATCCTGCTGACCGGGCTGGCCGCCCAAATGCTCAAGCGGGAACGGGCAGTGTCGGCATAG
- the bioB gene encoding biotin synthase BioB — translation MSSPHPAATGHGPVRNDWQHDEVHALFALPFNDLLFEAQRVHRMHFSPSEVQIATLLSIKTGACPEDCAYCPQSIRYHTGLEPERLMPVQDVVAQAEAARDAGATRFCMGAAYRSPKDRDLETIIEMIREVKALGMETCATLGMLKPEQASRLSDAGLDYYNHNIDTSPRHYKDIIGTRTFGDRMETLHNVRTAGINVCCGGIVGMGETLGDRVEMLRILANLPEHPQSVPINQLIRVPGTPLEDAEPVDPFDFVRTIAVARILMPHSHVRLSAGRTEMSDEMQALCFLAGANSVFYGDKLLTTDNPDEHHDHRLFKRLGIRPEPVHHST, via the coding sequence ATGTCTTCGCCCCATCCAGCCGCAACCGGACATGGCCCGGTACGCAACGACTGGCAGCACGACGAGGTTCACGCCTTGTTTGCCCTGCCCTTCAACGACTTGCTGTTCGAGGCACAGCGGGTTCATCGCATGCATTTTTCGCCCAGCGAGGTGCAGATTGCCACGCTGCTTTCGATCAAGACCGGTGCCTGCCCCGAAGACTGCGCCTATTGCCCGCAAAGCATTCGCTACCACACCGGCCTGGAACCCGAGCGCCTGATGCCGGTGCAGGATGTCGTTGCACAGGCAGAAGCCGCCCGTGATGCCGGGGCAACGCGATTCTGCATGGGTGCCGCCTATCGCAGCCCGAAAGACCGCGACCTCGAAACCATCATCGAGATGATTCGCGAGGTCAAGGCGCTGGGCATGGAAACCTGCGCCACGCTGGGCATGCTCAAGCCCGAGCAGGCATCACGCCTGTCGGACGCAGGCCTGGACTACTACAACCACAACATCGACACCTCGCCCCGGCACTACAAGGACATCATCGGCACACGCACCTTTGGTGACCGGATGGAGACTCTGCACAACGTGCGGACTGCCGGCATCAATGTCTGCTGTGGCGGCATCGTCGGAATGGGCGAGACCCTTGGCGACCGGGTCGAGATGCTGCGCATTCTGGCCAATTTGCCCGAACACCCGCAGTCGGTACCCATCAATCAGCTGATCCGGGTACCCGGCACGCCGCTGGAAGATGCCGAGCCGGTCGATCCCTTCGACTTCGTACGCACGATAGCCGTTGCCCGCATCCTGATGCCCCACTCCCACGTGCGACTGTCTGCCGGTCGCACCGAGATGAGCGACGAGATGCAGGCCCTTTGCTTTCTTGCCGGCGCAAACTCCGTGTTCTACGGCGACAAGCTACTGACCACAGACAACCCGGACGAGCACCACGACCACAGACTGTTCAAACGCCTGGGGATCCGACCCGAGCCCGTCCATCATTCCACCTAG